The Helianthus annuus cultivar XRQ/B chromosome 16, HanXRQr2.0-SUNRISE, whole genome shotgun sequence genome includes a window with the following:
- the LOC110918726 gene encoding uncharacterized protein LOC110918726, protein MKIKIVQEEYGWFYPACRKCFKKVIAKSEYLQNVENVSDDILQMPATSLVSPKSRSECTSITTKFKVQVWVQDESGSVSLVTFDRDVQKILGLAAGDIRERQVKANDTESFPHEIFRLVDKKVTFKIVVSEFNLKNDYPVYTVQKNM, encoded by the exons ATGAAAATTAAGATTGTGCAAGAAGAGTATGGTTGGTTTTATCCTGCCTGTCGTAAGTGTTTCAAGAAGGTCATAGCTAAAAGTGAATACTTACAGAATGTTGAAAATGTTTCGGATGATATTCTTCAAATGCCTGCGACTTCTTTGGTTTCTCCCAAATCTCGTAGTGAATGTACATCCATCACCACAAA GTTCAAGGTGCAAGTCTGGGTGCAAGATGAGAGTGGTAGTGTTTCTCTTGTTACGTTTGATAGAGATGTCCAGAAGATTCTTGGATTAGCGGCGGGTGATATAAGAGAAAGGCAGGTGAAGGCGAATGATACTGAATCTTTCCCGCATGAGATATTTCgattggttgataagaaggtCACTTTTAAGATTGTTGTTTCAGAATTTAATCTTAAAAATGACTATCCTGTTTATACTGTCCAAAAAAACATGTGA